The sequence TCGTGCCGCGCTTCCTGGGCCGGGCTGGGCGTGGCGGATGCGGGTGCCGCCTGCAACAACGCAGCGGTTTGCCGCGACTTGCGGCTGCGAGTGGGGACGGTGTTGTCCATTGGCGCGGCTGACCGCGTTGAGCTCACGTTTGCCGCTGGTGTGCTGGGTGCAGCAACGCTGGTTTGGTCGTTATCGGGCTCGGTTGCCGCGCGTGTGGCGGCGGTTTTTTTGCCCGGTTTTGCAGGCTGGGCATTCGTCTTGTATTCGTCGGCGGGCAAGAGGTTGCCGAGTTTGCTGGGGGGGGTAGGCAAAGGCATGGTTTCCCTCGAAATAATCGGGTCACATATCGTGCGCCGCCTGTCGCATCCTGCTGTGCTGAAAGCTGGCACGCAGGCTGCGCCCGGAGGCGCGCTTCGGTCTAGAAATGCCAGTTCGCCTGTTTTTCGATCGGCTCCTTGACAAACGTGCGAGAACGGACAAATGGACGTCCAGGCACCATGAAAAAAGCCGCTGCCCAGACACAATGGGCAAGCGGCTTGGCTGAGATCATCGCAAGGCGTTGCACGCGTTCAGACGCGAAAGCGTGCAATCTGGCGCAGCGATGAACAGTATGGGGTGGGCACTCATTGCGGCTGAATATAGCGCGGCTCAGAGCGCTTGTACAGCTTGCAGGGTTTCGTCGACATGTCCTGGAACCTTGACGCCGCGCCACTCGTGGCGCAGCACGCCAGCCGCATCAAGCACGAAGGTTGAGCGCTCAATGCCGCGGACTTCCTTGCCGTACATTTTTTTCAGCTTCATCACACCAAACAGCGTGCAGAGCGTTTCCTGCGGATCGGAGATCAGCGGGAATGGCAGCTCGAGCTTGGCTTTGAAGTTGTCATGCGAACGGAGGCTGTCACGTGAAATGCCGATGATTTCTGCGCCAGCCGCCTGAAATTCGGGGTAGAGGTCGCGGAACTGCAGGCTTTCGGTGGTGCAGCCGGGCGTATTGTCTTTGGGATAGAAATACAGCACGACTTTTTTACCCCGGAGGCTGGACAGCGTGATGTCTGCGCCGGTTGCTGACGCGGTGAAATCGGGAACGGGCTGGTCAACTGCGATAGACACGGAAGGCTCCAAGAGTAATGGACTGGCCGGCAGCACCCGGCCGTGCGCTAGACCCGGTGCTGCAATGACGTGACGGACAAAACGTTCAGGCAGGCTGGACGATCAGTTCGCCGGATCGCCCAGGAATTTCACCCCATGTAATGGGATACGACGGCAGCGCATGACGATCCAGCGCGGCATGGTACTGGCCCATTGTGGCGAATGTATGGCCTTGCGCCTGCCAGCCAGCCAGCAGTTGTTCGAAGACTGGCGCGAGCTTTTGTCCTTCCAGTTCGGCGTGCAGCGTGAAGACCTGGTCTTGCGTGGCATGCTCGGTGCGTTTGAGCAGCCATGCGGCGACGTTGCTGGTGTCAAGGCCATCGGTGCCGAGCACTTCGTCGAGCGTGGGCAGTGTGGTGGGGATTTGCACATGTGTCAGCGTGACGCCATCGACAACCGGAAAGTAGGGCGTATGCCCCCGGCCATCTGATGCGTACTGCATCCCCCATGCGTCAATCTGCCTGAACGCGTGCTCGTTCATCTGCCAGCCTGCGGCACCGTGTGTGAGCGGCGCTGTACCAAAAATTTCGCTAAAACGCTCGTGACTGCGCTGCATCTGCGCCAGGGTCCACTCGTGCGACCGGGTACGCACGTTGTCCTGCCAGTAGACGTGGTCCCATGTATGAATGCCGCATTCGAATCCAGCCTGCTGGATGGCC is a genomic window of Paraburkholderia bonniea containing:
- a CDS encoding polysaccharide deacetylase family protein yields the protein MPRIVLKVDVDTLRGTREGAPCLARLFERYQAQATFLFSLGPDHTGWAMRRVFRPGFLQKVSRTSVVEHYGIRQLMYGVLLPGPDIGRRAAADMQAIQQAGFECGIHTWDHVYWQDNVRTRSHEWTLAQMQRSHERFSEIFGTAPLTHGAAGWQMNEHAFRQIDAWGMQYASDGRGHTPYFPVVDGVTLTHVQIPTTLPTLDEVLGTDGLDTSNVAAWLLKRTEHATQDQVFTLHAELEGQKLAPVFEQLLAGWQAQGHTFATMGQYHAALDRHALPSYPITWGEIPGRSGELIVQPA
- a CDS encoding peroxiredoxin: MSIAVDQPVPDFTASATGADITLSSLRGKKVVLYFYPKDNTPGCTTESLQFRDLYPEFQAAGAEIIGISRDSLRSHDNFKAKLELPFPLISDPQETLCTLFGVMKLKKMYGKEVRGIERSTFVLDAAGVLRHEWRGVKVPGHVDETLQAVQAL